In Streptomyces sp. NBC_00091, the following proteins share a genomic window:
- a CDS encoding alpha/beta fold hydrolase, with protein MITPSSLPGLPASSVFRAHDGTELACHTSGDGAPLICLPGGPMQDSAYLRGLDGLLPHRRLVRLDLRGTGRSAAPEDTASYRCDRLVDDVEALREHLGLETVDLLAHSAGANLAALYAARHPGRVGRLLLVTPSVFAVGIPITGDDRLETARLRAAEPWFAPAYAALEELVAGRATADTMQEIAPFWYGRWDDAARAHRAAEAGQKNHEAAAAYGAEGAFDPDATRKALAELAAPVLLLAGEADLAAPPSAVAAYADLFRGAELTVQPGAGHFPWLDDPARFATATAAFLS; from the coding sequence ATGATCACCCCCTCCTCCCTCCCCGGCCTGCCGGCCTCCTCCGTCTTCCGCGCGCACGACGGCACCGAACTCGCCTGCCACACCAGCGGGGACGGCGCCCCGCTGATCTGCCTGCCCGGCGGCCCGATGCAGGACTCCGCCTACCTCCGCGGCCTCGACGGCCTCCTCCCGCACCGCCGCCTGGTCCGGCTCGACCTGCGCGGCACCGGCCGCTCGGCGGCTCCCGAGGACACCGCCTCCTACCGCTGCGACCGCCTCGTCGACGACGTCGAGGCCCTGCGCGAGCACCTCGGCCTGGAGACGGTGGACCTGCTCGCGCACTCCGCGGGCGCGAACCTGGCCGCCCTGTACGCCGCCCGCCACCCCGGGCGCGTCGGCAGGCTCCTCCTGGTCACCCCCAGCGTCTTCGCCGTAGGCATCCCCATCACCGGGGACGACCGGCTGGAGACCGCGCGGCTGCGCGCCGCCGAGCCCTGGTTCGCCCCGGCGTACGCGGCCCTGGAGGAACTCGTCGCGGGCCGGGCCACGGCCGACACCATGCAGGAGATCGCCCCCTTCTGGTACGGCCGCTGGGACGATGCCGCCCGCGCCCACCGGGCCGCCGAGGCCGGGCAGAAGAACCACGAGGCCGCGGCCGCCTACGGAGCGGAGGGCGCCTTCGACCCGGACGCCACCCGCAAGGCCCTCGCGGAGCTCGCCGCGCCGGTGCTGCTGCTCGCCGGCGAGGCCGACCTGGCGGCCCCGCCGAGCGCGGTGGCCGCGTACGCCGACCTGTTCCGCGGCGCCGAACTCACCGTCCAGCCCGGCGCCGGACACTTCCCCTGGCTCGACGACCCGGCCCGCTTCGCCACCGCGACCGCCGCCTTCCTGAGCTAG
- a CDS encoding RimK family alpha-L-glutamate ligase: MRVGLITPDPGHPLLAATAALLAPEHEVRVLDPGAGVAAAAGARADVYLLKARTPSALALARELERRGAPVLNSAAATERCQDRTAMAELALRAGLPFAATRTFASLAALEASAEPAWPVVVKSRLSRKDDLVARVDGPGGLRELAAGREPEPVVVQSFAPNTGWDHKLWVIGDRVFAGLRRSELAAGGKEPARALGRLPDGWAELALRVGAAFALDVYGVDVIDTGGGRPLIVDINAFPGIRGQAGAPDALAALALTRAG, from the coding sequence GTGAGGGTCGGCCTGATCACCCCGGACCCGGGGCATCCGCTGCTGGCGGCCACCGCCGCTCTGCTCGCGCCGGAGCACGAGGTGCGGGTGCTCGACCCGGGGGCCGGGGTCGCTGCCGCGGCCGGGGCACGGGCCGACGTATACCTGCTGAAGGCGCGGACCCCCTCGGCGCTGGCCCTGGCCCGGGAGCTGGAGCGGCGCGGGGCGCCCGTACTGAACTCGGCGGCGGCCACCGAGCGCTGCCAGGACCGGACCGCCATGGCCGAACTGGCCCTGCGGGCCGGGCTCCCCTTCGCCGCCACCCGCACCTTCGCCTCGCTCGCGGCGCTGGAGGCCTCGGCGGAGCCGGCCTGGCCGGTGGTGGTCAAGAGCCGGCTCAGCCGCAAGGACGACCTGGTCGCCCGCGTCGACGGCCCCGGCGGGCTCCGCGAACTGGCCGCCGGCCGGGAGCCGGAGCCGGTGGTGGTGCAGTCCTTCGCGCCGAACACCGGCTGGGACCACAAACTGTGGGTGATCGGCGACCGGGTCTTCGCGGGCCTGCGGCGCTCCGAACTCGCCGCCGGGGGCAAGGAACCGGCCCGGGCCCTCGGCCGGCTCCCCGACGGCTGGGCCGAACTGGCCCTGCGGGTGGGGGCGGCCTTCGCCCTGGACGTCTACGGCGTGGACGTCATCGACACCGGCGGCGGCCGGCCCCTCATCGTCGACATCAACGCCTTCCCCGGCATCCGGGGCCAGGCCGGCGCCCCGGACGCCCTCGCGGCACTGGCCCTGACCCGAGCGGGCTAG